The genomic stretch CGCGTCGGGCGCGCCCTGCATGTCCTCACCCGGAGCCGGGGGTGCGACTGCCGCACCGCCGTCGGTCTCGCTCTGGGTGGCGCGTTCGGTCTCGCCCTCACGGGCGCGCGCCTCCGCTTCGAGTTCGGAGAGGTTCTTCTGCTGTGGGTACTGCTTGTCGATCTCGCCGTCGAGGTAGCGGCGCATGGCCGTCCCGATGGCGTCGGGGATGGAGTTGATCTGTTCGCCCTTGTCCCAGGCGACCTTGGGCGACCGGATGCCCTGGAGTTCGCTCGCGATCTCCTCGGGGTCCACACCGGAGCGCAGCGCCGTCGAGATGGTCTTCGCCAGCGCCTCGGTGAAGGAGGCGGTGAAGCCACCGGAGTTACCGATGTTGGCGAACAGCTCGAAGGCGTTGCCCCGCTCGTCCTCGTTGATGTTGACGTAGAGCTTCCCGTAACCGGTGTCGATGCGCTGGGTCACGCCGTACAGCACGTCGGGACGCGGCCGTTTCTTGCCGAGCTTCTGCTCGCTGCCGAGGAGCGACTCGACGTCGGCTTCGAGCTGGGCGCGGACCTCTTCGTTGTCGAGGAAGCCCTCGATGCCGCCGAAGACCTCCTCGATCTGTCCGACGATGGCCTCCGCAGCCTCCTCGTCGTCGGCGAACTCGGTGTTCTTCGCCCGCGTCGTGAGCACCTGCTTCGAGCGCGTGCCGTCGCGGTAGACGGTGACGCCCTTCCCGCCGTTGTCGTAGATGTAGCGGTAGACCTCGTCCATGTCCTCGCGGGTGGCCGCGTTGGGGAAGTTGCAGGTCTTCGAGATGGCCGAGTCCACGCCCTCCTGGCAGGCGCACTGGACGGCCGCGTGGTCTTTCCCACTCAGGTCCGCCGTGACGACGAACAGCTCGCCGATGGCGTTCGGGACCGACGAGAGCCCGTCGACGCCGTCGAACTCGTTGCTCTGCATCTGCTCGACGGCCTCTTGCTTGACGCTCTCGACGTCGATGTCGTTCGCCTCTAACACGCGGAGGAAGTAGTCGTCGAACTCGACGAGCATCTCGTCGCCCTGGACGTCGTCGGAGACGTTCTTGAAGTACGCGACGGAGAAGATGGGCTCACAGCCACCGGAGGTGTTGCCGATCATCGACGTCGTTCCGGTGGGGGCGATGGTCGTCGTGTTGTGGTTGCGGATGGGGAAGCCGTCGGCCCACTCCTCGGCGGAGCGCCCGGTGTGGTGTTCGAACCACTCGCGGTACTCGAGAGGGTCGGCGTACTTCGAGTCGGCCCAGTCGTCGAAGCTCCCGCGCGCCTCGGCGAGTTCGTGGGAGGCCCACTTCGACTCGTGGTTGATGTGTTTCATCAGCTGGCGGGCGACCTCGTTGCCCTCGTCGGAGCCGTACCGGACGCCGAGCTGGATGTACAGCTGTGCCAGCCCCATCACGCCGAGGCCGATCTTCCGCATCTCGCGGACCTTCTTCTCGATCTTGTCGACCGGGAAGTCCGACATCGTGACCACGTTCTCGAGGAATCGGGTCCCGTACTCGATGCGGTGGTCGAACTCCTCGAAGTCGATGGCCGCCTGCAGGAAGGCGTCGACGGCCTCGTCGAGCGAGTCGTACTCGTCGGCGTGTTCGTCGGACCAGACGCGCCAGTCGGGCGCGTCGAGGTCGGCGACCGTAGATAAGTTAATATGGCCGAGATTACACGCTTCGTACTCTTCGAGCGGCTGTTCGCCACAGGGATTTGTAGCTAATATACGATGTTCTGGATGTTTGTCCACATCGAACGAGTGTTCTTTGTTCACCCGCTCGAGGTAGATGACGCCCGGTTCGCCGTTCTCGTAGGCACCTTCGACCATGTGGTCCCAGAGTTTATCGGCGGGAATCGAGAGGACCTCGCCGACCTCGACGTGCTCGCCGAGGCCGAACATGTCGTACAGCTCCTTGGTCTCGGGCGTGGCGATGTGCGGCTCCTCGGTCCGGGGGTTGGTGAAGACGAACTCCTCGTCGTTGTACAGCGCCTCCATGAAGTCGTCGGTGACGCCGACGGAGATGTTGAAGTTCGAGAGATGGCCCTCGACGGCGTTCCGCAGATGCTTGGGGACGCGACCCTCCTCGTCGATGAGTTCGCGCGCCTCCTCGAGCGCGTCGGCGAAGGAGGTGTGGGTGAAGTCGTCGGGATCGTTGAGTCGGAGCGAGTGTGCGAGCGAGACGTCCTTGTTCTTCGCGTGGATGAACTGGATGACGTCGGGGTGTGAGACGCGCATGACGCCCATCTGTGCGCCGCGGCGGGCGCCACCCTGGGCGATGGTCTCACACATCTGGTCGTACGTCCGCATGAACGTAATTGGACCAGAGGCGATTCCACCTGTCGAGCCGACGGCGTCGCCGTAGGGGCGGAGTCGCCAGAAGGCATATCCCATGCCGCCGCCGGACTGG from Salinigranum halophilum encodes the following:
- a CDS encoding adenosylcobalamin-dependent ribonucleoside-diphosphate reductase, which codes for MSNADIEADELVRPIKRTEGDTLEDRLTANAYNNILPARYLRKDADGNVTESQEELFARVAKNIALAEAVYAADQHDETIEVTPAQLKPGHPRRDELAAEVFGKGVTADDDVTTTLSVHNVNKFAYDTVVPELPDEVRAAVVSYREEFQELMESLSFMPNSPTLMNAGDELQQLSACFVDSPDDDITDIHQTAKEAAEVFQSGGGMGYAFWRLRPYGDAVGSTGGIASGPITFMRTYDQMCETIAQGGARRGAQMGVMRVSHPDVIQFIHAKNKDVSLAHSLRLNDPDDFTHTSFADALEEARELIDEEGRVPKHLRNAVEGHLSNFNISVGVTDDFMEALYNDEEFVFTNPRTEEPHIATPETKELYDMFGLGEHVEVGEVLSIPADKLWDHMVEGAYENGEPGVIYLERVNKEHSFDVDKHPEHRILATNPCGEQPLEEYEACNLGHINLSTVADLDAPDWRVWSDEHADEYDSLDEAVDAFLQAAIDFEEFDHRIEYGTRFLENVVTMSDFPVDKIEKKVREMRKIGLGVMGLAQLYIQLGVRYGSDEGNEVARQLMKHINHESKWASHELAEARGSFDDWADSKYADPLEYREWFEHHTGRSAEEWADGFPIRNHNTTTIAPTGTTSMIGNTSGGCEPIFSVAYFKNVSDDVQGDEMLVEFDDYFLRVLEANDIDVESVKQEAVEQMQSNEFDGVDGLSSVPNAIGELFVVTADLSGKDHAAVQCACQEGVDSAISKTCNFPNAATREDMDEVYRYIYDNGGKGVTVYRDGTRSKQVLTTRAKNTEFADDEEAAEAIVGQIEEVFGGIEGFLDNEEVRAQLEADVESLLGSEQKLGKKRPRPDVLYGVTQRIDTGYGKLYVNINEDERGNAFELFANIGNSGGFTASFTEALAKTISTALRSGVDPEEIASELQGIRSPKVAWDKGEQINSIPDAIGTAMRRYLDGEIDKQYPQQKNLSELEAEARAREGETERATQSETDGGAAVAPPAPGEDMQGAPDAAQDATQDLLDAGESPECPECGNMTLYFSEGCKTCESCGWSEC